The following proteins are encoded in a genomic region of Oncorhynchus gorbuscha isolate QuinsamMale2020 ecotype Even-year linkage group LG11, OgorEven_v1.0, whole genome shotgun sequence:
- the LOC124048624 gene encoding guanine nucleotide-binding protein G(q) subunit alpha-like gives MTLNSIGACCLSEEGKEARRINDEIERQLRRDKKDSNREFKLLLLGTGESGKSTFIKQMRIIHGTGYSEDDKRGFTKLVYQNIFTAMQTMIHAMETLQILYKCEGNQGHANIVIEVDVEKITFTNPYIDAIKSLWNDPGIQECYDRKREYQLSDSAKYYLNSLDRIAESSYVPTQQDVLRVRVPTTGIIEYPFDLQSVVFRMVDVGGQRSERRKWIHCFENVTSIMFLVALSEYDQVLVESDNENRMEESKALFRTIITYPWFKDSSIILFLNKIDLLQEKILFSHLVDYFPEYDGPQRDPQAGREFILKMFVDLNPDSDKIIYSHFTCATDTENIRFVFAAVKDFILQLNLKEYNLV, from the exons ATGACTTTGAACTCCATAGGGGCATGTTGCCTCAGCGAAGAGGGAAAGGAGGCTCGGCGGATCAACGACGAGATCGAAAGGCAGCTTCGCCGGGACAAGAAAGACTCGAACCGCGAGTTCAAGCTGTTGCTTCTCG GGACTGGTGAGAGTGGGAAGAGCACCTTCATCAAGCAGATGAGGATCATCCATGGGACGGGCTACTCCGAGGACGACAAGCGAGGCTTCACCAAGCTGGTGTACCAGAACATCTTCACTGCCATGCAGACCATGATCCATGCTATGGAGACCCTGCAGATCCTCTACAAGTGTGAAGGCAACCAG GGCCATGCAAATATTGTCATTGAAGTGGACGTGGAGAAGATCACGTTTACAAATCCGTACATTGACGCCATTAAGAGTCTATGGAATGACCCAGGGATCCAGGAATGCTATGATCGGAAGAGGGAATACCAGCTCTCAGACTCTGCCAAATA CTACCTGAATTCACTAGACCGTATAGCTGAGTCATCTTATGTGCCGACCCAGCAGGATGTGCTCAGGGTCCGGGTCCCCACCACAGGCATCATCGAGTACCCCTTTGATCTCCAGAGTGTGGTCTTCAG GATGGTGGATGTAGGTGGTCAGAGGTCCGAGAGGCGTAAATGGATCCACTGCTTTGAGAATGTCACCTCCATCATGTTCCTGGTGGCTCTCAGTGAATACGACCAGGTCCTGGTAGAGTCTGACAACGAG AATCGAATGGAGGAAAGCAAAGCATTGTTCAGGACAATAATAACCTACCCATGGTTTAAAGATTCCTCAATCATACTATTCTTAAATAAGATTGACTTATTGCAGGAGAAAATCTTGTTCTCACATCTGGTGGATTACTTCCCTGAATATGATG GACCCCAGCGGGACCCACAAGCAGGAAGAGAATTCATCTTAAAGATGTTTGTGGACCTGAATCCAGATAGCGATAAAATCATCTATTCCCACTTCACCTGTGCCACCGACACGGAGAACATTCGATTTGTCTTTGCCGCTGTCAAGGACTtcatcctgcagctgaatctcAAGGAGTACAACCTGGTTTAA
- the LOC124048623 gene encoding heterogeneous nuclear ribonucleoprotein K-like isoform X5 — protein sequence METEIEQQEEETTFSNTDTNGKRPAEDMDEEQAFKRSRNTDEMVELRVLLQSKNAGAVIGKGGKNIKALRTDYNASVSVPDSSGPERILSVSADIDTIGEILLKIIPTLEEYQHYNGIDFDCELRLLIHQSLAGGIIGVKGAKIKELRENTQTTIKLFQECCPQSTDRVVLVGGKPDRVVECIKVILDLVSEAPIKGRAQPYDPNFYDETYDYGGFTMIYEERGRRPMGGFPMRGRGGFERMPPGRGGRPMPPSRRDYDDMSPRRGPPPPLPGRGGRGGSRARNLPLPPPPPPRGGGDRFSHQSYHGNMDDRPNDRRGRPGDRYNSMSGGYGDNNSSWEPFQSGGRGSYSDIGGPVITTQVTIPKDLAGSIIGKGGQRIKQIRHESGASIKIDEPLEGSEDRIITINGTQDQIQNAQYLLQNSVKQYSGRFF from the exons ATGGAGACAGAAATCGAGCAGCAGGAAGAAGAGACCACGTTCAGCAACACTGACACTAACG GTAAACGCCCTGCCGAGGACATGGATGAGGAGCAGGCCTTCAAGCGCTCTCGCAACACAGACGAGATGGTTGAGCTGCGGGTACTGCTGCAAAGCAAA AATGCTGGCGCCGTTATCGGAAAGGGTGGCAAGAATATAAAAGCCTTACGCACAGAC TACAATGCCAGTGTATCAGTCCCTGACAGCAGTGGCCCAGAGCG GATCCTGAGTGTGAGTGCAGATATTGACACTATCGGAGAGATTCTGCTGAAGATCATCCCTACTCTGGAAGAG TACCAGCATTATAACGGGATTGATTTTGACTGCGAGCTGCGTTTGCTGATCCATCAGAGTTTGGCCGGGGGAATCATCGGGGTGAAAGGTGCCAAGATAAAGGAGTTAAGAGAG AACACCCAGACCACCATCAAGCTGTTCCAGGAGTGTTGTCCTCAGTCCACTGACCGTGTCGTTCTGGTTGGAGGGAAGCCAGACCGTGTTGTTGAATGCATCAAAGTTATCCTGGACCTGGTATCTGAG GCTCCTATCAAAGGGCGCGCCCAGCCCTATGACCCTAACTTCTACGACGAGACGTATGACTACGGCGGCTTCACCATGATTTACGAAGAGCGGGGCCGGCGACCCATGGGGGGCTTCCCCATGCGGGGCAGGGGGGGCTTTGAACGCATGCCCCCCGGCCGCGGGGGCCGACCTATGCCCCCCTCCAGACGGGACTATGACGACATGAGCCCTCGTCGGGGACCGCCCCCTCCCCTGCCAGGTAGAGGAGGGCGTGGAGGGAGCCGGGCTcgaaacctgcccctccccccaccaccacccccaagAGGAGG AGGGGACCGGTTCTCCCACCAGAGTTATCACGGCAACATGGACGACAGACCAAA CgacaggagaggaagaccaggAGACCGCTACAACAGCATG AGTGGTGGATATGGTG ACAACAATTCTTCGTGGGAGCCCTTTCAGTCTG GTGGCCGAGGGTCATACAGTGACATCGGGGGTCCCGTCATCACAACACAAGTGACCATCCCCAAAGAT CTGGCCGGCTCCATCATCGGGAAGGGTGGCCAGCGGATCAAGCAGATCCGTCACGAGTCGGGAGCGTCCATCAAGATAGACGAGCCACTAGAGGGCTCAGAGGACCGCATCATCACCATCAATGGAACACAGGACCAGATCCAGAACGCCCAGTATCTACTGCAGAACAG TGTGAAGCAGTACTCTGGTCGGTTCTTCTAA
- the LOC124048623 gene encoding heterogeneous nuclear ribonucleoprotein K-like isoform X2, which produces METEIEQQEEETTFSNTDTNGKRPAEDMDEEQAFKRSRNTDEMVELRVLLQSKNAGAVIGKGGKNIKALRTDYNASVSVPDSSGPERILSVSADIDTIGEILLKIIPTLEEYQHYNGIDFDCELRLLIHQSLAGGIIGVKGAKIKELRENTQTTIKLFQECCPQSTDRVVLVGGKPDRVVECIKVILDLVSEAPIKGRAQPYDPNFYDETYDYGGFTMIYEERGRRPMGGFPMRGRGGFERMPPGRGGRPMPPSRRDYDDMSPRRGPPPPLPGRGGRGGSRARNLPLPPPPPPRGGGDRFSHQSYHGNMDDRPNSDRRGRPGDRYNSMSGGYGDNNSSWEPFQSGGRGSYSDIGGPVITTQVTIPKDLAGSIIGKGGQRIKQIRHESGASIKIDEPLEGSEDRIITINGTQDQIQNAQYLLQNSVKQYSGRFF; this is translated from the exons ATGGAGACAGAAATCGAGCAGCAGGAAGAAGAGACCACGTTCAGCAACACTGACACTAACG GTAAACGCCCTGCCGAGGACATGGATGAGGAGCAGGCCTTCAAGCGCTCTCGCAACACAGACGAGATGGTTGAGCTGCGGGTACTGCTGCAAAGCAAA AATGCTGGCGCCGTTATCGGAAAGGGTGGCAAGAATATAAAAGCCTTACGCACAGAC TACAATGCCAGTGTATCAGTCCCTGACAGCAGTGGCCCAGAGCG GATCCTGAGTGTGAGTGCAGATATTGACACTATCGGAGAGATTCTGCTGAAGATCATCCCTACTCTGGAAGAG TACCAGCATTATAACGGGATTGATTTTGACTGCGAGCTGCGTTTGCTGATCCATCAGAGTTTGGCCGGGGGAATCATCGGGGTGAAAGGTGCCAAGATAAAGGAGTTAAGAGAG AACACCCAGACCACCATCAAGCTGTTCCAGGAGTGTTGTCCTCAGTCCACTGACCGTGTCGTTCTGGTTGGAGGGAAGCCAGACCGTGTTGTTGAATGCATCAAAGTTATCCTGGACCTGGTATCTGAG GCTCCTATCAAAGGGCGCGCCCAGCCCTATGACCCTAACTTCTACGACGAGACGTATGACTACGGCGGCTTCACCATGATTTACGAAGAGCGGGGCCGGCGACCCATGGGGGGCTTCCCCATGCGGGGCAGGGGGGGCTTTGAACGCATGCCCCCCGGCCGCGGGGGCCGACCTATGCCCCCCTCCAGACGGGACTATGACGACATGAGCCCTCGTCGGGGACCGCCCCCTCCCCTGCCAGGTAGAGGAGGGCGTGGAGGGAGCCGGGCTcgaaacctgcccctccccccaccaccacccccaagAGGAGG AGGGGACCGGTTCTCCCACCAGAGTTATCACGGCAACATGGACGACAGACCAAA CAGCgacaggagaggaagaccaggAGACCGCTACAACAGCATG AGTGGTGGATATGGTG ACAACAATTCTTCGTGGGAGCCCTTTCAGTCTG GTGGCCGAGGGTCATACAGTGACATCGGGGGTCCCGTCATCACAACACAAGTGACCATCCCCAAAGAT CTGGCCGGCTCCATCATCGGGAAGGGTGGCCAGCGGATCAAGCAGATCCGTCACGAGTCGGGAGCGTCCATCAAGATAGACGAGCCACTAGAGGGCTCAGAGGACCGCATCATCACCATCAATGGAACACAGGACCAGATCCAGAACGCCCAGTATCTACTGCAGAACAG TGTGAAGCAGTACTCTGGTCGGTTCTTCTAA
- the LOC124048623 gene encoding heterogeneous nuclear ribonucleoprotein K-like isoform X4 — METEIEQQEEETTFSNTDTNGKRPAEDMDEEQAFKRSRNTDEMVELRVLLQSKNAGAVIGKGGKNIKALRTDYNASVSVPDSSGPERILSVSADIDTIGEILLKIIPTLEEHYNGIDFDCELRLLIHQSLAGGIIGVKGAKIKELRENTQTTIKLFQECCPQSTDRVVLVGGKPDRVVECIKVILDLVSEAPIKGRAQPYDPNFYDETYDYGGFTMIYEERGRRPMGGFPMRGRGGFERMPPGRGGRPMPPSRRDYDDMSPRRGPPPPLPGRGGRGGSRARNLPLPPPPPPRGGGDRFSHQSYHGNMDDRPNSDRRGRPGDRYNSMSGGYGDNNSSWEPFQSGGRGSYSDIGGPVITTQVTIPKDLAGSIIGKGGQRIKQIRHESGASIKIDEPLEGSEDRIITINGTQDQIQNAQYLLQNRHVLAPFPLLR, encoded by the exons ATGGAGACAGAAATCGAGCAGCAGGAAGAAGAGACCACGTTCAGCAACACTGACACTAACG GTAAACGCCCTGCCGAGGACATGGATGAGGAGCAGGCCTTCAAGCGCTCTCGCAACACAGACGAGATGGTTGAGCTGCGGGTACTGCTGCAAAGCAAA AATGCTGGCGCCGTTATCGGAAAGGGTGGCAAGAATATAAAAGCCTTACGCACAGAC TACAATGCCAGTGTATCAGTCCCTGACAGCAGTGGCCCAGAGCG GATCCTGAGTGTGAGTGCAGATATTGACACTATCGGAGAGATTCTGCTGAAGATCATCCCTACTCTGGAAGAG CATTATAACGGGATTGATTTTGACTGCGAGCTGCGTTTGCTGATCCATCAGAGTTTGGCCGGGGGAATCATCGGGGTGAAAGGTGCCAAGATAAAGGAGTTAAGAGAG AACACCCAGACCACCATCAAGCTGTTCCAGGAGTGTTGTCCTCAGTCCACTGACCGTGTCGTTCTGGTTGGAGGGAAGCCAGACCGTGTTGTTGAATGCATCAAAGTTATCCTGGACCTGGTATCTGAG GCTCCTATCAAAGGGCGCGCCCAGCCCTATGACCCTAACTTCTACGACGAGACGTATGACTACGGCGGCTTCACCATGATTTACGAAGAGCGGGGCCGGCGACCCATGGGGGGCTTCCCCATGCGGGGCAGGGGGGGCTTTGAACGCATGCCCCCCGGCCGCGGGGGCCGACCTATGCCCCCCTCCAGACGGGACTATGACGACATGAGCCCTCGTCGGGGACCGCCCCCTCCCCTGCCAGGTAGAGGAGGGCGTGGAGGGAGCCGGGCTcgaaacctgcccctccccccaccaccacccccaagAGGAGG AGGGGACCGGTTCTCCCACCAGAGTTATCACGGCAACATGGACGACAGACCAAA CAGCgacaggagaggaagaccaggAGACCGCTACAACAGCATG AGTGGTGGATATGGTG ACAACAATTCTTCGTGGGAGCCCTTTCAGTCTG GTGGCCGAGGGTCATACAGTGACATCGGGGGTCCCGTCATCACAACACAAGTGACCATCCCCAAAGAT CTGGCCGGCTCCATCATCGGGAAGGGTGGCCAGCGGATCAAGCAGATCCGTCACGAGTCGGGAGCGTCCATCAAGATAGACGAGCCACTAGAGGGCTCAGAGGACCGCATCATCACCATCAATGGAACACAGGACCAGATCCAGAACGCCCAGTATCTACTGCAGAACAGGCATGTGCTAGCACCCTTTCCTCTTCTCCggtga
- the LOC124048623 gene encoding heterogeneous nuclear ribonucleoprotein K-like isoform X3 gives METEIEQQEEETTFSNTDTNGKRPAEDMDEEQAFKRSRNTDEMVELRVLLQSKNAGAVIGKGGKNIKALRTDYNASVSVPDSSGPERILSVSADIDTIGEILLKIIPTLEEYQHYNGIDFDCELRLLIHQSLAGGIIGVKGAKIKELRENTQTTIKLFQECCPQSTDRVVLVGGKPDRVVECIKVILDLVSEAPIKGRAQPYDPNFYDETYDYGGFTMIYEERGRRPMGGFPMRGRGGFERMPPGRGGRPMPPSRRDYDDMSPRRGPPPPLPGRGGRGGSRARNLPLPPPPPPRGGGDRFSHQSYHGNMDDRPNDRRGRPGDRYNSMSGGYGDNNSSWEPFQSGGRGSYSDIGGPVITTQVTIPKDLAGSIIGKGGQRIKQIRHESGASIKIDEPLEGSEDRIITINGTQDQIQNAQYLLQNRHVLAPFPLLR, from the exons ATGGAGACAGAAATCGAGCAGCAGGAAGAAGAGACCACGTTCAGCAACACTGACACTAACG GTAAACGCCCTGCCGAGGACATGGATGAGGAGCAGGCCTTCAAGCGCTCTCGCAACACAGACGAGATGGTTGAGCTGCGGGTACTGCTGCAAAGCAAA AATGCTGGCGCCGTTATCGGAAAGGGTGGCAAGAATATAAAAGCCTTACGCACAGAC TACAATGCCAGTGTATCAGTCCCTGACAGCAGTGGCCCAGAGCG GATCCTGAGTGTGAGTGCAGATATTGACACTATCGGAGAGATTCTGCTGAAGATCATCCCTACTCTGGAAGAG TACCAGCATTATAACGGGATTGATTTTGACTGCGAGCTGCGTTTGCTGATCCATCAGAGTTTGGCCGGGGGAATCATCGGGGTGAAAGGTGCCAAGATAAAGGAGTTAAGAGAG AACACCCAGACCACCATCAAGCTGTTCCAGGAGTGTTGTCCTCAGTCCACTGACCGTGTCGTTCTGGTTGGAGGGAAGCCAGACCGTGTTGTTGAATGCATCAAAGTTATCCTGGACCTGGTATCTGAG GCTCCTATCAAAGGGCGCGCCCAGCCCTATGACCCTAACTTCTACGACGAGACGTATGACTACGGCGGCTTCACCATGATTTACGAAGAGCGGGGCCGGCGACCCATGGGGGGCTTCCCCATGCGGGGCAGGGGGGGCTTTGAACGCATGCCCCCCGGCCGCGGGGGCCGACCTATGCCCCCCTCCAGACGGGACTATGACGACATGAGCCCTCGTCGGGGACCGCCCCCTCCCCTGCCAGGTAGAGGAGGGCGTGGAGGGAGCCGGGCTcgaaacctgcccctccccccaccaccacccccaagAGGAGG AGGGGACCGGTTCTCCCACCAGAGTTATCACGGCAACATGGACGACAGACCAAA CgacaggagaggaagaccaggAGACCGCTACAACAGCATG AGTGGTGGATATGGTG ACAACAATTCTTCGTGGGAGCCCTTTCAGTCTG GTGGCCGAGGGTCATACAGTGACATCGGGGGTCCCGTCATCACAACACAAGTGACCATCCCCAAAGAT CTGGCCGGCTCCATCATCGGGAAGGGTGGCCAGCGGATCAAGCAGATCCGTCACGAGTCGGGAGCGTCCATCAAGATAGACGAGCCACTAGAGGGCTCAGAGGACCGCATCATCACCATCAATGGAACACAGGACCAGATCCAGAACGCCCAGTATCTACTGCAGAACAGGCATGTGCTAGCACCCTTTCCTCTTCTCCggtga
- the LOC124048623 gene encoding heterogeneous nuclear ribonucleoprotein K-like isoform X1, with product METEIEQQEEETTFSNTDTNGKRPAEDMDEEQAFKRSRNTDEMVELRVLLQSKNAGAVIGKGGKNIKALRTDYNASVSVPDSSGPERILSVSADIDTIGEILLKIIPTLEEYQHYNGIDFDCELRLLIHQSLAGGIIGVKGAKIKELRENTQTTIKLFQECCPQSTDRVVLVGGKPDRVVECIKVILDLVSEAPIKGRAQPYDPNFYDETYDYGGFTMIYEERGRRPMGGFPMRGRGGFERMPPGRGGRPMPPSRRDYDDMSPRRGPPPPLPGRGGRGGSRARNLPLPPPPPPRGGGDRFSHQSYHGNMDDRPNSDRRGRPGDRYNSMSGGYGDNNSSWEPFQSGGRGSYSDIGGPVITTQVTIPKDLAGSIIGKGGQRIKQIRHESGASIKIDEPLEGSEDRIITINGTQDQIQNAQYLLQNRHVLAPFPLLR from the exons ATGGAGACAGAAATCGAGCAGCAGGAAGAAGAGACCACGTTCAGCAACACTGACACTAACG GTAAACGCCCTGCCGAGGACATGGATGAGGAGCAGGCCTTCAAGCGCTCTCGCAACACAGACGAGATGGTTGAGCTGCGGGTACTGCTGCAAAGCAAA AATGCTGGCGCCGTTATCGGAAAGGGTGGCAAGAATATAAAAGCCTTACGCACAGAC TACAATGCCAGTGTATCAGTCCCTGACAGCAGTGGCCCAGAGCG GATCCTGAGTGTGAGTGCAGATATTGACACTATCGGAGAGATTCTGCTGAAGATCATCCCTACTCTGGAAGAG TACCAGCATTATAACGGGATTGATTTTGACTGCGAGCTGCGTTTGCTGATCCATCAGAGTTTGGCCGGGGGAATCATCGGGGTGAAAGGTGCCAAGATAAAGGAGTTAAGAGAG AACACCCAGACCACCATCAAGCTGTTCCAGGAGTGTTGTCCTCAGTCCACTGACCGTGTCGTTCTGGTTGGAGGGAAGCCAGACCGTGTTGTTGAATGCATCAAAGTTATCCTGGACCTGGTATCTGAG GCTCCTATCAAAGGGCGCGCCCAGCCCTATGACCCTAACTTCTACGACGAGACGTATGACTACGGCGGCTTCACCATGATTTACGAAGAGCGGGGCCGGCGACCCATGGGGGGCTTCCCCATGCGGGGCAGGGGGGGCTTTGAACGCATGCCCCCCGGCCGCGGGGGCCGACCTATGCCCCCCTCCAGACGGGACTATGACGACATGAGCCCTCGTCGGGGACCGCCCCCTCCCCTGCCAGGTAGAGGAGGGCGTGGAGGGAGCCGGGCTcgaaacctgcccctccccccaccaccacccccaagAGGAGG AGGGGACCGGTTCTCCCACCAGAGTTATCACGGCAACATGGACGACAGACCAAA CAGCgacaggagaggaagaccaggAGACCGCTACAACAGCATG AGTGGTGGATATGGTG ACAACAATTCTTCGTGGGAGCCCTTTCAGTCTG GTGGCCGAGGGTCATACAGTGACATCGGGGGTCCCGTCATCACAACACAAGTGACCATCCCCAAAGAT CTGGCCGGCTCCATCATCGGGAAGGGTGGCCAGCGGATCAAGCAGATCCGTCACGAGTCGGGAGCGTCCATCAAGATAGACGAGCCACTAGAGGGCTCAGAGGACCGCATCATCACCATCAATGGAACACAGGACCAGATCCAGAACGCCCAGTATCTACTGCAGAACAGGCATGTGCTAGCACCCTTTCCTCTTCTCCggtga